In Elaeis guineensis isolate ETL-2024a chromosome 1, EG11, whole genome shotgun sequence, a genomic segment contains:
- the LOC105038007 gene encoding uncharacterized protein, which produces MWRRLSLVSKLKPPILPQAPITRPLSFAVLPLSRTLAPHPPSPTPPSAAGPYGIFWASYGQMAGMGSSPATVSLLKLNDLRNNVPRKKKKRKGRGIGSGKGKTAGRGHKGQKARGTMKFGFEGGQTPLRRRLPRRGFKNPFSLTFQPVGLGKIAKHINAGKIDSSELITMKTLKETGAIGKQIKDGVRLMGRGAEHIKWPIHLEVTRVTARAKAAVEAAGGSVRKVYYNKLGFRALLKPEWFAKKGRLLPRAARPPPKQRDKVDSIGRLPAPTKPIPFTAEEKAAAVAQTPA; this is translated from the exons ATGTGGCGCCGTCTCTCTCTCGTCTCCAAGCTCAAGCCTCCGATCCTCCCCCAAGCACCCATCACCCGACCCCTCTCCTTTGCCGTTCTTCCCCTCTCCAGAACCCTAGCGCCGCACCCTCCTTCTCCGACGCCACCGTCGGCGGCGGGTCCTTATGGGATCTTTTGGGCTTCGTACGGCCAGATGGCGGGGATGGGTTCCTCGCCGGCGACGGTCAGCCTCCTGAAGCTGAACGATCTGAGGAACAACGTgccgaggaagaagaagaagcgaaagGGGCGGGGGATCGGGTCCGGCAAGGGGAAAACGGCCGGGAGGGGGCACAAGGGCCAGAAGGCGAGGGGAACCATGAAGTTTGGCTTCGAGGGTGGCCAGACCCCGCTGCGCCGCCGCCTTCCGCGAAGAGGGTTCAAGAACCCATTCAGCCTCACCTTCCAG CCAGTAGGATTGGGAAAGATTGCAAAACACATAAATGCAGGCAAAATTGACTCATCAGAACTCATCACAATGAAAACTCTTAAG GAGACAGGTGCCATAGGGAAGCAGATAAAAGATGGTGTTAGATTGATGGGTCGTGGTGCTGAACACATCAAATGGCCAATTCATCTTGAG GTAACAAGGGTGACAGCTAGGGCAAAGGCGGCAGTAGAAGCTGCAGGTGGGTCTGTGAGGAAGGTGTACTACAACAAATTGGGATTCCGGGCACTTCTCAAGCCTGAGTGGTTTGCCAAGAAAGGACGCCTGTTACCAAGAGCTGCCAGACCGCCACCAAAGCAGCGGGATAAGGTTGATAGCATCGGTCGCCTGCCTGCCCCAACCAAGCCAATACCGTTTACTGCAGAAGAAAAGGCAGCAGCAGTAGCTCAAACACCGGCCTAA
- the LOC105038006 gene encoding histone H3.2, which yields MARTKQTARKSTGGKAPRKQLATKAARKSAPATGGVKKPHRFRPGTVALREIRKYQKSTELLIRKLPFQRLVREIAQDFKTDLRFQSSAVAALQEAAEAYLVGLFEDTNLCAIHAKRVTIMPKDIQLARRIRGERA from the coding sequence ATGGCCCGAACGAAGCAGACCGCCCGCAAATCCACTGGCGGCAAGGCTCCCCGGAAGCAGCTGGCAACCAAGGCCGCCCGGAAATCGGCCCCGGCCACCGGCGGCGTCAAGAAGCCCCATCGCTTCCGCCCCGGCACGGTGGCGCTGCGTGAGATCCGCAAGTACCAGAAGAGCACGGAGCTTCTCATCCGCAAGCTCCCCTTCCAGCGCCTTGTCCGCGAGATCGCCCAGGACTTCAAGACCGACCTCCGCTTCCAGAGCTCTGCCgtcgccgccctccaggaggcggCGGAGGCCTATCTCGTGGGGCTCTTCGAGGACACCAACCTCTGTGCGATCCACGCAAAGAGGGTTACGATCATGCCCAAGGACATTCAGCTCGCCCGTCGGATCAGAGGGGAGAGGGCTTGA